CTATCTGCTGTTTAGATGAGTGGTTGTCACTCGTAGATAGTTTTACGTTAATAACGTTTACATTGTTTTTATCAGCAACATTAAAACCGCTATCTATAAGCTGTTGTTTGATTACTTTTAGAAAATTTTGGGAGTTTTTATCTCCATAAACATAAAATCTAAGACTACTTGCCACATTGTAATAGTTCTCTTTCACGTCAGATACGAAATTAAAATATCTGTTTTTTTCAAAATTATTGTTTAACTCGTATGCTACAAGAGAGTTTGATAAAAGTCTGTCGCACTCTTTTAACATAGCTTTATTTATATTGTATCTGCTTATAATATCTACAGCGGCTGTTTTTTCAAGTTCGGATTCAATATATTTTTCAAGTTGTGTTATATCTTTTAACAGTGTGTTAAAAAACTTTTCATTATCAACCTTTATTAAAACAGCATATTCTTTGTAAGAAATTCTTGCTGACTTTTCAACATTGTAGTTTGTTACTTTTATTTTCTCGACACTTGCTTCTATGTTACTTGAACTAATGCTTTTGGAGTAGTAGCCATCAACTATTTCTTTGTTTGTAAAACTAGATTTTACCTTTACACCGAACTTTGAGACTACATCATTTAGTGCTTCTTTTAGGGCATCTTCCCTTGTTTTGGATATACCTACACCATATGTAAATTTGGTATTGTCTTTTGGCATAGTTTTAACCCATGTAGGGGTTTGGACTTTTTTTACTGATGGTTTTTTATTTAGACAACCACTAAATAAAATAGCTATAGATATTAAAAATATATAAGATATTTTAGCTTGCATCTATCTGCCTTTTTGCTTCATTTTTGTCTTTTATAATTTTTTTGATTCTGATCACGGCTGCATTGATCTCATCTATTGGTTCATTTGCGATCTCATCAGAGAGGTCGTAAAGGTTTTTTGCTTCTTGGTATTTTCCAAAAGCTTCTTTAACTACAGCTAAATTGTAAGCTACAACATAACTTTGACCTTCAAACTCATCTAAAAGATCACTTAAAATAAGTTCTGCTTTATCCATTCTCTTTGCTTCTATATATTTCAAAGCATTTTCAAGTTTTTTCTCTTGTTCATCTGATGCATCAAGATCAATATCATCTAAAAGTGTAACTCTAAAGTGAACATATTTTGGGGCAAGCTGAGAGACAAACTCATATGCAATAGTTTTAGAAAGGCTTTGAAGTGCCTGAACAGAGTTTAAAATATCGCCATAGTTTTTACAAGAATTGGCTTTGTATCTTTTTGTAAAATAATCACTGTGTATAACAGAAGCGCTTTCAAGTGCCAAAATATTTATATTTGCAGAAAGCGTTGCATCTGTAGTATGACAGGTTACTGTATAGTATTCATACTTTACACACTCTTTTTTCTCTTTTGAGTATTTTTTACAGCGCTTTCTTTTTTCTTTGTATTTTCCCTCTTTAGCGCTTGAAGATGTTTCTTGGCCATTTATGATAGCCTGTGCGCCTACAATCTTTCCAACCCTGATAGCTGTTTTTTCATCTATAAGATCGCTTGATTGAAGTTTTTGCTCTTTTATGATCTGATCTATGTTTTTTCTGTTTAGAACTTCAAAATATTTTTTTCCATTAAGCATGTAAGAAGCTATATTTGATTCTACTTTTGTACTTAAACCTGTTGAGTCATTTTTGAATTCTCCAACAGCTACTTTTTTATTATTTGCCATATCCGTGACATTGGCTGGAATAAGTGCCTGTATATATACTTTTTGAGCACATCCGCTAAAAAAGAGTGTGATTGAAATAATAAAAAATAGTCTAAACATATTCACAAATATACCTTTTGTTTTACTCACTGATATTATATACTATCTCTGTTTTATTCTTAATTGTTTTTATCTCATGTATATGCAGACCTTCAATCTCTAGTTTTTTAAAATCATCTATGTTTTGAACATTTGCATTTGCTATTGTCTTTAGTACCAGTCCTCTGTAAGCTTTAGCCCAGTGGCTTACAACTTTTCCGCCTTTTAAAAACTTTAGCGTAGTATATGCTTTGTTTGGTTTATAAAATTTGTCATAATATCCGGCACGAAGATCTAAAATATCATCGCTTGAAAGCAGAAGATCAAGCTGATATGAAAATCTGTCTTTGTAAAATTTGTCAGGCTCTATTCCGCCTATAGAATTACCCTGCTTAACTTTATAGTTTGCAATTTTATCTCCTGCATAGATCGGACCATAAAGATTTGAGAAAATAATAGTATTTTTCTTTATATATTCTTGTGCATCACAAGGAAGTTTTTCATATTCTAAATAATCATACGCTACACCTTGATAGCGCTCAATAGCTTCCATAACTTCTGAATTAAAAATATCTACCATGTAAGGTGCACAGTCTGAGAACTTTTTAAATCCGAATAACTCTTTGATCGAATCCTCATCCTTTGACTTTACTATATAGTTGTAAGTTTTTAGTATTTCATCTCTGGCACTGTCCGCTCCTAGAAGTTCAGATTTTGAACTCTCCCCACCGCTTTTTTTCCCTTCAGAAGGAGAGAATAAAACTTTTAACATAAATCTACCTTTTTGTGTTTATTTATTAACAAAACTAATTTTAAATGATATAATGCATTAAATTAACATTGGGAGTATAGTATGAAAACAATGATTTTAACTTTAATCTTTTTATTTACTGCTTCATTAAACGCTGCAGTTGTAGGTAGTGTATCTAAGGTTGTTGGAAGCGTTAAGGTAAAAAGTGAGGGTTCTTTTAAAAAATCAAAAGTCAAACTAAGTCAAGAGATTAAAGAGGGTGATCTTGTAACTACATCAAGTAAAGGTATGGCTGTAATTAACTTAGTAGACGGTTCAAGTGTAGTCCTTGATAAAAGTTCATCTATACATTTTGCCGCAAATAATTCACTAGAACAAACTGGTGGAAAAGTATTTTATAAAATAACATCACGTGATGCCAAAAACTCTCTGAAAATTAAAACACCTTTTGCAATCATCGGTATCAAAGGGACTACATTTACGGTAAGTGCAGAAAAAGATAATGAGTCTGTAGCACTAAAAGAGGGACTTGTAGGAATTAAAAGTTTAAAAGAAGAGTTTAAACTTTACAGAAAAGAGATGATGGCTAAGTATAAATCATTTGTAGAAGATCAGATGAGTGAATATGAAAAGTTTAAAAAAGGTCTTACAGATCCAAAGCCTGAACTAACTAAAGAGTTTGACCTAGAAGCGGGTAATGTTGTGTCTTTTGCGGATAATGTTGTAAAAGAGAGTAAGTTCAAAGAGAAAATGGATGCTGAGTTCGAAGCTTATGAAAAGATGATCAACGAGTCTTTCGAAAAAGCAAAAGAAGAATCGGAAAAAATGCCTTCTGATGATAAGAGTGTAGTGGAACACTAACAAATGAAAGATAAGCTAATATATTTAGCGGTACTAGTACCTATATTAGTAGTTACTGTTTTATTGCAAGTATATAAAGTTGAACCCTTTGAGAGTTTTTCTTTAAGATTTAATGATGTTAATTTTGATCTTCAAAAAAAAGAGATATCAAAAAATGTTGTTTTTGTAGCTATCGATGAACCAAGTGTAAATAAGTTTGGAAGATGGCCTTGGAATAGAGAAGTGCTTGCAGAGGGTATGAGTAATCTAAACCAAGCTGATGTAGTGTTAATGGATATGATCTTCTCTGAACCTACAACCAAAGAGCAAGACTCAGCTTTGGCAGAGACGATAAGCTCTTTAAATAATAGTGTATGTGGATTTTTTTTAAGACACAACGCTACTCAGGATATAGGTGAGAGTG
This region of Sulfurimonas sp. genomic DNA includes:
- a CDS encoding FecR domain-containing protein codes for the protein MKTMILTLIFLFTASLNAAVVGSVSKVVGSVKVKSEGSFKKSKVKLSQEIKEGDLVTTSSKGMAVINLVDGSSVVLDKSSSIHFAANNSLEQTGGKVFYKITSRDAKNSLKIKTPFAIIGIKGTTFTVSAEKDNESVALKEGLVGIKSLKEEFKLYRKEMMAKYKSFVEDQMSEYEKFKKGLTDPKPELTKEFDLEAGNVVSFADNVVKESKFKEKMDAEFEAYEKMINESFEKAKEESEKMPSDDKSVVEH
- a CDS encoding YaaA family protein, which translates into the protein MLKVLFSPSEGKKSGGESSKSELLGADSARDEILKTYNYIVKSKDEDSIKELFGFKKFSDCAPYMVDIFNSEVMEAIERYQGVAYDYLEYEKLPCDAQEYIKKNTIIFSNLYGPIYAGDKIANYKVKQGNSIGGIEPDKFYKDRFSYQLDLLLSSDDILDLRAGYYDKFYKPNKAYTTLKFLKGGKVVSHWAKAYRGLVLKTIANANVQNIDDFKKLEIEGLHIHEIKTIKNKTEIVYNISE
- a CDS encoding CsgG/HfaB family protein yields the protein MFRLFFIISITLFFSGCAQKVYIQALIPANVTDMANNKKVAVGEFKNDSTGLSTKVESNIASYMLNGKKYFEVLNRKNIDQIIKEQKLQSSDLIDEKTAIRVGKIVGAQAIINGQETSSSAKEGKYKEKRKRCKKYSKEKKECVKYEYYTVTCHTTDATLSANINILALESASVIHSDYFTKRYKANSCKNYGDILNSVQALQSLSKTIAYEFVSQLAPKYVHFRVTLLDDIDLDASDEQEKKLENALKYIEAKRMDKAELILSDLLDEFEGQSYVVAYNLAVVKEAFGKYQEAKNLYDLSDEIANEPIDEINAAVIRIKKIIKDKNEAKRQIDAS